A single region of the Zootoca vivipara chromosome 2, rZooViv1.1, whole genome shotgun sequence genome encodes:
- the DDX39A gene encoding ATP-dependent RNA helicase DDX39A isoform X1, protein MAEQDVENELLDYEEDEEPQAVTDAAPVPNKKDVKGSYVSIHSSGFRDFLLKPELLRAIVDCGFEHPSEVQHECIPQAILGMDVLCQAKSGMGKTAVFVLATLQQIEPLDGQVSVLVMCHTRELAFQISKEYERFSKYMSTVKVSVFFGGLSIKKDEEVLKKNCPHIVVGTPGRILALVRNKTLNLRNVKHFVLDECDKMLEQLDMRRDVQEIFRLTPHEKQCMMFSATLSKEIRPVCRKFMQDPMEVFVDDETKLTLHGLQQYYVKLKDTEKNRKLFDLLDVLEFNQVVIFVKSVQRCMALAQLLVEQNFPAIAIHRGMSQEERLSRYQQFKDFQRRILVATNLFGRGMDIERVNIVFNYDMPEDSDTYLHRVARAGRFGTKGLAITFVSDEGDAKILNEVQDRFEVNVAELPEEIDISTYIEQSR, encoded by the exons ATGGCTGAACAGGATGTAGAGAATGAGTTGCTGGACTATGAGGAGGATGAAGAGCCTCAGGCAGTGACTGATGCTGCCCCTGTCCCCAATAAAAAAGATGTGAAGGGCTCCTATGTCTCCATTCACAGTTCTGGCTTCCGAGACTTCCTGCTGAAGCCAGAGCTGCTTCGTGCCATTGTGGACTGCGGCTTTGAGCACCCGTCAGAAG TGCAGCATGAGTGCATTCCACAGGCAATCCTGGGCATGGATGTCCTATGCCAAGCCAAATCAGGCATGGGCAAGACTGCTGTCTTTGTATTGGCTACACTGCAGCAGATTGAGCCACTGGATGGGCAG GTGTCTGTGCTGGTGATGTGTCACACTCGGGAGCTGGCCTTCCAGATCAGCAAAGAATATGAGCGCTTCTCAAAGTATATGTCCACTGTCAAG GTGTCAGTCTTCTTTGGGGGGCTTTCCATCAAAAAGGATGAAGAGGTGCTGAAGAAAAACTGCCCCCATATTGTGGTGGGGACCCCGGGCCGCATTTTAGCACTGGTGCGCAACAAGACCCTCAACTTGCGCAACGTCAAGCATTTTGTTTTGGATGAGTGTGACAAGATGCTGGAGCAGTTGG ATATGCGTCGTGATGTGCAGGAGATCTTTCGACTGACACCCCATGAGAAGCAATGCATGATGTTTAGTGCCACCCTAAGCAAGGAGATCCGGCCTGTCTGCAGAAAGTTCATGCAGGAT CCCATGGAGGTCTTTGTGGATGATGAGACCAAGCTGACTCTGCATGGCCTGCAGCAATACTACGTGAAGTTGAAGGACACTGAGAAAAACCGCAAGCTCTTTGACCTTCTGGATGTGCTGGAGTTCAACCAG GTTGTGATATTTGTGAAGTCAGTGCAGCGCTGCATGGCATTAGCTCAGCTCTTGGTTGAGCAGAACTTCCCAGCCATTGCTATTCACAGAGGCATGTCTCAGGAGGAGAG ACTGTCTAGGTACCAGCAGTTCAAGGACTTCCAGCGTCGGATTCTGGTAGCCACTAATCTGTTTGGCCGTGGGATGGACATAGAGCGGGTCAACATAGTCTTCAACTATGACATGCCTGAGGATTCGGATACCTACCTGCACAGA GTGGCCCGAGCTGGGCGCtttggcacaaaaggcttggctATTACTTTTGTGTCAGATGAAGGTGATGCCAAAATCCTCAATGAAGTTCAGGATCGTTTTGAGGTCAACGTCGCTGAGCTCCCTGAAGAGATAGACATCTCCACATATA TTGAGCAGAGTCGGTAG
- the DDX39A gene encoding ATP-dependent RNA helicase DDX39A isoform X2, whose amino-acid sequence MDVLCQAKSGMGKTAVFVLATLQQIEPLDGQVSVLVMCHTRELAFQISKEYERFSKYMSTVKVSVFFGGLSIKKDEEVLKKNCPHIVVGTPGRILALVRNKTLNLRNVKHFVLDECDKMLEQLDMRRDVQEIFRLTPHEKQCMMFSATLSKEIRPVCRKFMQDPMEVFVDDETKLTLHGLQQYYVKLKDTEKNRKLFDLLDVLEFNQVVIFVKSVQRCMALAQLLVEQNFPAIAIHRGMSQEERLSRYQQFKDFQRRILVATNLFGRGMDIERVNIVFNYDMPEDSDTYLHRVARAGRFGTKGLAITFVSDEGDAKILNEVQDRFEVNVAELPEEIDISTYIEQSR is encoded by the exons ATGGATGTCCTATGCCAAGCCAAATCAGGCATGGGCAAGACTGCTGTCTTTGTATTGGCTACACTGCAGCAGATTGAGCCACTGGATGGGCAG GTGTCTGTGCTGGTGATGTGTCACACTCGGGAGCTGGCCTTCCAGATCAGCAAAGAATATGAGCGCTTCTCAAAGTATATGTCCACTGTCAAG GTGTCAGTCTTCTTTGGGGGGCTTTCCATCAAAAAGGATGAAGAGGTGCTGAAGAAAAACTGCCCCCATATTGTGGTGGGGACCCCGGGCCGCATTTTAGCACTGGTGCGCAACAAGACCCTCAACTTGCGCAACGTCAAGCATTTTGTTTTGGATGAGTGTGACAAGATGCTGGAGCAGTTGG ATATGCGTCGTGATGTGCAGGAGATCTTTCGACTGACACCCCATGAGAAGCAATGCATGATGTTTAGTGCCACCCTAAGCAAGGAGATCCGGCCTGTCTGCAGAAAGTTCATGCAGGAT CCCATGGAGGTCTTTGTGGATGATGAGACCAAGCTGACTCTGCATGGCCTGCAGCAATACTACGTGAAGTTGAAGGACACTGAGAAAAACCGCAAGCTCTTTGACCTTCTGGATGTGCTGGAGTTCAACCAG GTTGTGATATTTGTGAAGTCAGTGCAGCGCTGCATGGCATTAGCTCAGCTCTTGGTTGAGCAGAACTTCCCAGCCATTGCTATTCACAGAGGCATGTCTCAGGAGGAGAG ACTGTCTAGGTACCAGCAGTTCAAGGACTTCCAGCGTCGGATTCTGGTAGCCACTAATCTGTTTGGCCGTGGGATGGACATAGAGCGGGTCAACATAGTCTTCAACTATGACATGCCTGAGGATTCGGATACCTACCTGCACAGA GTGGCCCGAGCTGGGCGCtttggcacaaaaggcttggctATTACTTTTGTGTCAGATGAAGGTGATGCCAAAATCCTCAATGAAGTTCAGGATCGTTTTGAGGTCAACGTCGCTGAGCTCCCTGAAGAGATAGACATCTCCACATATA TTGAGCAGAGTCGGTAG